Below is a genomic region from Bacteroidota bacterium.
GCTGCCCGGCCATGATTTCCGCCACGAATACGCCTTCTTCCGAAGCCTTGTGGGCGAGCATGGCGCCCTTGATCACGTCGCCGATGGCGTAGATGCCTTCGACATTGGTCATCAGGTGGCCATCGACTTCGACACGGCCACGGTCGTCGAGCTTGACGCCGGCTTTGTCGAGGCCCAAATTATCCGTGTACGGCTTGCGGCCGGTTGCAACCAAGACATAATCGCCTTTGAATTCGACGGTGGCGCCACTCGGATCGGTCGCCGTCACGCTTGCGCCTTTGGCAGTCGCCTTGGCACCGGTTACTTTATGGCTGAAGAAAAATTCGAAGCCGAGGTCTTTTTTGAGGACTTTGACGACTTCGCGGCCCATGGTGCCGTCCATGCCGCCGATGGCGTTGGCGGAGTATTCGATCACTTGCACCTTGGTGCCCAAACGCGCAAATACCGAACCCATTTCGAGTCCGATGACGCCTGCACCGATGATCACCATCGTCTTGGGCAATTTGTCGATGTTGAGACCTTCGGTGCTCGTGATGATGCGTTTTTTGTCGATCACCACACCCGGAATCGTCGCCGGCTTGGAACCTGTGGCGATGATGGTCTTCTGCGTGCCGATTTCGGTGACTTTGCCATCGCTGCCGGTGATGAGGATGGTGTTTTTGTCCTTGAAGCTGCCGTGGCCGTAGTAGGTGTCGATCTTGTTTTTGGTCATCAGGAAGCTCACGCCGTCGGTCGTGGCCTTGACCACTTCGTTTTTGCGGGCGACCATCTGCTTCATGTCGAGGCTGATGCCCGTGAGGCCGATGCCGTGCGCAGCGAACTTGTGC
It encodes:
- the lpdA gene encoding dihydrolipoyl dehydrogenase codes for the protein MAEKQYDVTVIGSGPGGYVAAVRCAQLGFKTAIIERYPTLGGTCLNVGCIPSKALLDSSHHFHDAQHKFAAHGIGLTGISLDMKQMVARKNEVVKATTDGVSFLMTKNKIDTYYGHGSFKDKNTILITGSDGKVTEIGTQKTIIATGSKPATIPGVVIDKKRIITSTEGLNIDKLPKTMVIIGAGVIGLEMGSVFARLGTKVQVIEYSANAIGGMDGTMGREVVKVLKKDLGFEFFFSHKVTGAKATAKGASVTATDPSGATVEFKGDYVLVATGRKPYTDNLGLDKAGVKLDDRGRVEVDGHLMTNVEGIYAIGDVIKGAMLAHKASEEGVFVAEIMAGQHPHINYRAIPGVVYTWPEVASVGYTEEELKAEGRAYKTGTFYFKASGRARASMDTDGLVKILADKTTDEMLGMHIIGPRAADMIMEGVMGLEFRASAEDIAIFSHAHPTFSESIKEAAMDATAGRAIHK